The DNA sequence AAGAATATAGTTGGTAATATCTACAATATTGTTAATCGGGCTTAGTCCGATCGCTTTTAATCTGTCTTTTAACCAGGATGGAGATTCTGCTACTTTTACGTCTTCAATAACCGCTCCGATATATCTTGGGCACAGTTCAGCATCTTCAATTTCAAGTTTGAAATCATGAGTTCCCTCACTATTCAAAGCTTCGGAAGCTACTTTATTAAATTGAGACTTCAGTTGGTTGGTAGAAAGATAAGCATGAAGATCTCTTGCAACCCCATAGTGAGACATTGCATCAGTTCTGTTCGGTGTTAATCCGATTTCAAAAACCTCATCATTAGTAAGCTCAAAATAGTCTGCAAAGTTTTTCCCAACTTCATATTTGGTTTCATCCAGCACCATGATTCCTCCGTGATCTTCGCTAAGACCTAATTCATCTTCTGCGCAGATCATTCCCTGAGAAACCTCTCCTCTGATTTTGGCTTCTTTAATTTCAAAAAAGTTTCCTGTTTTGTCATAGATTTTTGTTCCGACAACGGCTACAGGAACAGTCTGCCCTGCGTCCACGTTAGGAGCTCCGCAAACAATATTCAGTATTTTTCCGTTTCCTACGTCTACTGTTGTCTTCTTCAGTTTGTCAGCATTCGGATGCTTTTCGCAGGTTAATACTTTACCTACAACAATTCCTTCCAGACTGCCTCTTACACTTTCAAATTTATCTATCCCTTCAACCTCAAGACCTATATCTGTAAGGAATTCACCGATTCTTTCAGTTTTTGATTCCGTTTTTACAAAGTCCTTCAGCCAGTTGTTTGATATTTTCATTTGTTAATCTATCTACTTATTTAATTCGTCAAATGAGCCTTTCGGTTTCATCTGCTCTATTTTGAAATTTTTATTTGAAATTCCACACCATATTCAAGTGTGATTTTTCGAGCTACAAATGTCGTGTTTTTTTGAGAAATAGAGAAATTTAGAAGCGATTTTAAGATAATTAATTTTCATTAATACTTCTGCTTCTTATTGAGGAATCTACTGATCAGATGGTCTCACAACTTTCTTAAGGCTATCAGAAAATAATACCAATCCGCCGGCCATCATGATAATATCTTTCAGAACCAAACGCCCTGCTCCGGACAGATAGGGAAATCCAAACTGTGGTGTTGGATAATCTCCACCCAGATTTGGCACGTATACTTCTGGAGTAGTTCCTAAAAATAAAAGGATAACCAAAGACATTAAAAACGTTAAAGCCCCTCCTACTGCTCCTATTTTAGGAAACCAGATCCCCAACATTAGCAAAGCTCCGATTACTATGATCATTGTCCCCAAACCATAAGAAAATGTGTATGTTCCATTTTCTTTATGCCAATCAATATTTTTCTGGATAACCTTTCCTTCCGGATTTTTATACAGGGTATATTCTGCAACAGGCTTCTTGTCTTCATTAAGAACTTTATTCCCTGCTTTTTTATAAAAAAAACTCATGAAGGGGCTATTGGCGACAAAGGGTACAATTCCTTCAGCTTCGTAATGAAACGCCTTCAAGCCTCCAATCCAGGCCATAACGATAAAAATTGAAATTCTGAGAAAATTGAAAAACCAGGTATCCAATCGTAATAAACGGTGGTAAAGTCTGTTGTCTTGCATGTGATTTATTTTTTTAACAAAGGTATTCACATGCCTATAGCGCCAACATAGATATTTGAGGACATTACATGGACATTTTCGCCACCACGGAGATTCCCACCTGTTCTCTGTATTTTTTGGGGGAACATCCTACCGATTTTTTAAAATACCTGCTGAAATAAAATTCATCGGCATATCCCAGTTCTGAAGCAATTTCCTTTACTGATCTATAAGTTAAATGCAGCAATTTTTTAGATTCCAGAATGATTCTTTCATTAATAAGCTGAGTGGGTGTTTTCGCAAACTCTTTCTTTACCGCTTTGCTTAAAGTATTATTGGTGATGCTCAGTTTGTCACTGTAAAACGACAGCTCTTTTTCATTTTTAAAATGGGTCTCCAACAGTTTCTGAAATTCTGCAGCATTTTTATTGGGCAGTTTATCGTGAGAAAATACACTATTCTCAATACTGCTTTTCTGTTTACTGCCAATGGCAAGGATAAGCTGTATATAAGTTTTGATAATAGATTCTGAAAACTGATGCTTTTCGGATTCTTCTTTTTTGATGTGACTGAAAAGTTCGAGAATATAGTTATAGTTTTCTTCTGAGAGTTCAACTCCCGGATTCAGGTAAATATTATTGAAAAGAAGGCCGTTACAAGCTACTTCTTCTTTGTGATATTCTATACAGTAATAATCGCCATGAAATAAAAGCATATCAGTATTTTCATCAGATTCCGAAGCCAGTCTCAGTTTTTGATAAGGGGAAAGAAACAGAATATTGTATCCCCTGTAAGAATAATTAATATCATCCACAGAGAAAATACCGGAGCCATTCCATAGAACCACACTGTAGTTTTCAGTGGTAAATTCTGAGGGAAAACCGGAAGTGCGGTAAGACTGTATTTTTATTTTCATGATTAGCCCTTTTAAAACATTAAAAACTCTAATGATTCACAAATGGCACGGTTTGACGCTGTTTAATATTCTTTTGAATACGTTTTCTTTTCTGTCAAATATTCGGTTTTAGTTCCGTTACCGGTTCTGAAAAGCGTTTTGAGGGTATTCTTTTGTTTAGGCTTTGAAGGATCGGGAAGAAAACATTGGAAATGTAAATGCGGGCCATTTGTCCAGCCTGTATTGCCGCTCAATCCTATTAAATCACCTTTTTTAACCTCATCACCTATGTTAACTTTAACCCCATTTTGTTTCAGGTGAAAATACTGTGCAATGGTTCCATCCGAATGTAAAATTGAAATATAATTAGCCTGATTAGCACAACTTGATGTAGGACATCCTGTATTATTATTCTGAACTGCATCAATCACTTTACCTTCTCTTGCCGCTGTAATTTCGGTTCCTTCAGGCATTACAAAATCTAAAGAGTTTTCATTCTAGTGAGAAAATATTCCATTGTAACCCTGATAAACATTAAAAGATTTCCCTTTTTGAAAAGGAAGATCATAAGTATAATCAGCATCATAGGTCTTTATCGTTGCATCTCCAGCCAATGTATAGTAAGCAGGCATTTTCTTGATTTTCCACCCTTTTTTATTATCGTTGACAACAAAATAAGCAATTTTGTTTTTCATTGATTTCGGAGGCAGTACTCTGATCATTTTAAATGCTTCGGGACTCTTCAGATTTTCTGTTTCCGGCAGTTCAGAGAACGTTATTGAAATTGGATAGATTTCAATATTATCAGCATAGTAAGTGATCATATCTTTTGTATGCTCATAGTACATTTTTACACTCTTCTGTGAAAAAGCCCATAGAGAGCAAATAAGTGATCCGAGAATTGTTATTTTTTTCATGATTAATGTTTTATTCTTTTAGCATCTTCTTACTATAAGGCTGCATAACTTTACAAAACCACAAAAGCCTCAAAAGTTTTTAAACACTTGATTTTTAAAGTTAAAGGCATTCAACAGTTTGCATTGAGTTTTCTTTACGCTTCCAGCAAGATTACAAAAAAAGCTGGAAAAATTCCAGCTTTCTTTTATTTATATGGTTAATGTTATAATCCGATTACCGGCATTGATAGCATTAAGATATTTTCATTTTCTTCAAGACCATCAAGAGGTTCAATGATCCCTGGTCTGTTAGGTTGAGACATTTTCATAGTGATATCATCTGATCCTAAGATCGTCAGCATTTCAGTTAAGAATTTAGAACTGAATCCGATATTGATATCTTCTCCGTTATAGTCACAAGGAATCTGCATGTCTGCTTTGTTTGCATATTCAGTATCTTCTGCATGAAGGTGAAGAATATTACCGGAAAGCTTGAATCTTACCTGGTTGGTTGATTTGTTAGACATGATAGATGCTCTTTTGATCGCTCCTAATAAAAGGTTTCTGTTGATCGTCAATACATTTGGATTTTCCTTTGGAATTACCGCTGTATAGTTTGGATATTTACCATCAATCAGTCTACAGATCCAGATATGCTTACCAAAAGTAAACTTGGCCATATTCTCATTGAAGTCGATCGTAACGTCTTCGTTGGAACTCGCCAGGATATTTTTGAAAATGTTCAGAGGTTTTTTAGGCATGATAAACTCCATCGGCTCAGCATTCATAAGGTCTGCTCTTTTATACACCACCAATCTGTGGGAGTCTGTAGATACGAAATTGGTTTCGTTTTCTCCAAACTGGAAAAGCACTCCTGTCATTACCGGACGAAGAGAATCATTACTTGTAGCGAATAGAGTGTTTGTCAAAGCTTCAGACAAAACTCCAGCCGGCATTGTAACACTTTGTGAAGCGTCAAATTCCGGTAATTCAGGATAGTCATCAGCATTGTCTAATGCTACTGCGAAATTATCTTTTTCATCTAAAATCTCAAGCTGGCTTCCTGTACCTTCGGCATTGTCTTTTACAACAAATGTCAGAGGCTGTTCACCGTAGGTCTTGATAAAATCCTGAAAAATTTTAGCAGGAACAGCAAATTTACCTGTATCATCAGACTTTACTTCCAGAGAAGTAACAAGAGTTGTCTCGCCGTCAGATGCTGTAATGGTAACATTATTTCCGTCTAATTCAAAAAGATAGTTTTCTAAAATCGGTCTCGATTGAGAGCTTGATATTACGCCACTTACAGTTTGCAACGCCTTCTGCAGTTCACCACTTGAAATAATAAATTTCATAGATTTATAAAATAAGTTTCTACAAATATAATAAATAGATACAATAAAGAAAAGAATAATATGGAGGAGTTTTTCACAAATATCCTTAATTTGTTTTGAGCCTTGATATTATGGTTAAATTTCTTTTGATCTTATAATTTTCATCAAAACATTCACTTTATTCGGATTTCTATTTGCACATTTTTTCTTCAAAATACATTAAAACATGAGTATTGGAAGCAAAAGAGGATTAATATTGATCATTTTCTCCTATAGTACCACATTTTGAATATAAAAAGATAATTCACAACAATCAAAATACAAAGCCTATCTTTGTGTGAAAAGTTCAGAATTATGCAAAAACCTCCCCTTCATAAAAGTTTTCTCAATGCTTTCCGGGGTGTTTTTATGATGATAAAGACGGAAAGAAATTTCCAGATTGAGCTTCTGGCATTCTTTGTAAATCTTTTCCTTATTTTTTATTTCAGACTGAACAACACAGATGCAGCATTGGTTTTTATCGCTTCGGTTACTGTTTTAAGTGCTGAAATTTTCAATACTGCTATTGAAAAGATCTGCGATATCATCCAACCTGATTTCGACAAAAGAATTGGCTTTATTAAAGATATTGCCGCAGGAGCTGTTGTTTTGACGGCCATTGCATCGGTGATTGTTGGGGTTTTGGTGTATGGAAAATATATTTTAAGATTTATAAAGACAATAAAACAGCTGTTTTTGTAGATTAAAACCACCCGTCAAAAATCCTCTGGATTTTTGCCACCCCTCCGTCGGAGGGGAGTTTCACGTCTTCAGTTCATAAGTTGTGAAGGCAAGAAGTCTTTTTTCTTATTTGACGGCAATTAAGATATCGACTTCGGCATCTGAAGGGTTCTGTGCTTTTTCCCCATAGATTTCAAAATCGGCAGTAAATATTCTTCCGAGGTCCATTTCCCAGATTTTCAACCATTCATTGATAACCAACCCTTTTGAAAGATCTCCTTTTGTAGTAAATTTCAGATAGTCTCCACCATCAAAAGAATAACTGACCATTCCTTCAGGAATATTATCAAGGCTTTCCACTTTACATCCAAGAACTGTTGTATAGGGCTTTGTATGGTCTTTTTCGTAATCTGTATAGATGGAATAAATGGTATTGTCTATCTTATTTGGAATTGCATTAAGAATATCCTCATTGATCAATTTTTCCCATAAGACCGGAATATCTTTTGCTGCCTGCCCATTTTCATTGGTTGTTCTTACTGAGATTCCGATGACCTTAAAAGGTTCTACTTTCATGTTATTCATTTCTTGATTTTTTTGTTGCGACAAAAGTAAGGACAGGTTGTGACAAGGGTATGTCAGGAGTTTTTTTAAATGATTGAATAGGATATTTTTTTTAAGTTTAGCTAAAGCTATTTGAATGTTGACGTTTTAGATAAACGGACTAAAGCACGTTCCTATTGAATTAAATTTCTGCGGCTATTCTCTTTTTGCTTAGTCTATTCCAATTTTGTCACTCCGTAGGAGTCTCTACATATTTTATAAACCAATTATAGTATAGATTCCTTGCTCTGCTCGGAATGACAAAGATCCCGTTGAAATTCTATAGGAACTAGTGATATTGCTTCGCTTTGCTCGCAATGACTATTTTCCGACATAAATAAACCCTTTCTTCCCGGATTTAAAAACGGTTTCAATTCTTTTATAGTCATCTACTTCATATTCATCTGCCTGAAGGATTTCTGCTTCTTTTACTTCAAAAAGAACCCCTTCAATCTGATCATTATCATTTCCTGAAAATTCCAGTACGGGATGGTATTTCTCACCGCTTTTCCGCAGTACTTCAGGGTCTGTAATTTCAAGCATTTTTAATTTATACCCTGATAAGATGTCTTTTTCACCTTGTAAAAGTCTTCCAAAGGTTTCCATTTGAACCTGCTCTTTCTGTAAGGTTCCGTAAGAAAATAAATTTGGCATTATAAATATTTTTCAATAATTGGTATAGCAACTTCAGCCATCATTCCATAGCCTTTTTCATTAGGATGAACTCCGTCTGCAGATAGTAAAATCTCTTTATCTTCACTGAAAGCAGAATAAAAATCAATATACTCCAGTGAATGTTCTGCTGCAAGATCTTTAAGGATCTGATTATAGACAACAACATCCCGGTTGATTCTTTTTTTCCCGGAGCTTACTACTGCTCCATCTATTTTTTGAGAGAAAGGAAGGATGCTTACGAGATAAATTTCTTTGGAAAATTCTTTGGCGTGTGCGATGGCAATACTCATATTGTTTTTAAATTTTTCCGGATCTACAATCTGTATCCCGTCTTTTATCGCAAGGTCGTTGGCTCCGTAACTTAAAAAAACAAGGTTTCCATCAGTTGAATTTCTGGCACTGAGTTCGTGGGGAATTCTTTTCAGTAATCCTTCTGTAGTTTCTCCTCCGATTCCTAAATTGAATAAAATCAGTTCATCACCATTTCCTTCGTGGAATTGCTGCAAGGCATATCTTTTCAGAATATCTACCCAGCCACCAAAAACACCGTCATATTCTCCGTAAGTAATGCTGTCACCGAAGAACAGCCCGTAAATAATTTTCTTCATTCAATTCTTATTGTTTCCTTTTTGTTAAAGTAAAAATAGTGAGAAAAATTATTAATATCTTTCAACTTGCGTAGTTTTTAACGCAAAAGGTGCTAAGTATTTATATTTAATTCTTATGTTTTCGTTCGCAAAGGCGTTTCACTCAGCAATAGACCAATTTGTGCCCTAGTTGAATAAACTTTTTTGAACCATTAAGATTTTTGAAGGGGTGAAGAATAATTAAGGCAACAGCTAAAGCTATTATTAAGTAGCCTGCTTCATTCATCATTGATGAATCTTAACTTTCCTTAAGATCTTTATTATTCTTAATGGTTTAAGATTCTAATTACTCATTGCTCATTACTTATCATTCCAGCTTCAATGCAATATTACTATGTGACTGTATAATTTCTACCAGGATTTCAAAAAGAGTCTGCCCTTTTCCTTCGGTCAAATCATCTAATTTCTGCTGAATCAATTCTATGTTGAATGGTTTTCCCTGTTTGATTTTATTGTTGTAGAATTCACAAGTGGCATCAAAACCAAGGTCTTTTTCTGATTTCTCTGATTCTTTCCAGATAATTTCAATTTCTTCTTTGCCTTCTATTACTCCGAAGCCTCCGTAGAGAATATCATCAAAGCCATCAAGCGTTCCGACTTTCCAATCTGCATCTTTCATCAGCACATGGGAAGCTTCATCGTAGAAACCGGCTAAAGACGAAAAATGACCGCCATGGATGACGATCATTTTTCTTGTATTGTTATTTGAAGTATTCAACACCGTTTTTGAATATGTTGTGATAATTCGCGGTTGGTATATTTTTCATGAGACCTTCAGCAAATCGTTCCGGGTGTCCCATTCTTCCGTAGATCTTTCCACATGGGCTGGTAACTCCTTCAATTCCGAATAATGAGTTATTCGGGTTAAACGGCATCCCGTGAGCGATGTTTCCATCAAAATCTATGTATTGGGTAGCAATTTGTCCGTTTTCATACAACTTTTTGATTTCTTCTTCTGAAGCCATGAAACGTCCTTCTCCGTGGGAAATCGGAATAGTGAAAGTCTGATCTTTCATTCCTTTTAACCATGGGCTTTCGTCATTCACTACTTTTACAGTAACCATCTGAGAGATGTGTCTTCTGATCGCGTTGTGAGCTAACGTTGGAGAGTTTTCATCCAAATCTTTGATTCTTCCGTAAGGCAGCAATCCAGATTTCACAAGAGCCTGGAATCCGTTACAGATACCGATGATCATACCATCTCTGTCTAATAATTCATGAACTACATTTTTCATTTTCTCGTTTTTCAGAACGTTAACAATGAATTTTGCAGAACCGTCCGGCTCATCACCAGCAGAGAAACCTCCTGAGAATGCCAGAATCTGAGAGGTTCTGATCTCTTCAACCCAAGCATCAATACTTTCCTCCAATAATTGGTGATTGATATTGATCAAAGGCAAGCTGCTCACTACAGCACCTTCTTTCTGGAATGCATTCAGCGTGTCATACTCACAGTTGGTTCCCGGGAATACCGGAGCGAATACTTTTGGCTGAGCAATTCCGTGTTTTTTAATGATGATAT is a window from the Chryseobacterium indologenes genome containing:
- a CDS encoding DUF417 family protein, translated to MQDNRLYHRLLRLDTWFFNFLRISIFIVMAWIGGLKAFHYEAEGIVPFVANSPFMSFFYKKAGNKVLNEDKKPVAEYTLYKNPEGKVIQKNIDWHKENGTYTFSYGLGTMIIVIGALLMLGIWFPKIGAVGGALTFLMSLVILLFLGTTPEVYVPNLGGDYPTPQFGFPYLSGAGRLVLKDIIMMAGGLVLFSDSLKKVVRPSDQ
- a CDS encoding AraC family transcriptional regulator, coding for MKIKIQSYRTSGFPSEFTTENYSVVLWNGSGIFSVDDINYSYRGYNILFLSPYQKLRLASESDENTDMLLFHGDYYCIEYHKEEVACNGLLFNNIYLNPGVELSEENYNYILELFSHIKKEESEKHQFSESIIKTYIQLILAIGSKQKSSIENSVFSHDKLPNKNAAEFQKLLETHFKNEKELSFYSDKLSITNNTLSKAVKKEFAKTPTQLINERIILESKKLLHLTYRSVKEIASELGYADEFYFSRYFKKSVGCSPKKYREQVGISVVAKMSM
- a CDS encoding M23 family metallopeptidase, coding for MPEGTEITAAREGKVIDAVQNNNTGCPTSSCANQANYISILHSDGTIAQYFHLKQNGVKVNIGDEVKKGDLIGLSGNTGWTNGPHLHFQCFLPDPSKPKQKNTLKTLFRTGNGTKTEYLTEKKTYSKEY
- the dnaN gene encoding DNA polymerase III subunit beta produces the protein MKFIISSGELQKALQTVSGVISSSQSRPILENYLFELDGNNVTITASDGETTLVTSLEVKSDDTGKFAVPAKIFQDFIKTYGEQPLTFVVKDNAEGTGSQLEILDEKDNFAVALDNADDYPELPEFDASQSVTMPAGVLSEALTNTLFATSNDSLRPVMTGVLFQFGENETNFVSTDSHRLVVYKRADLMNAEPMEFIMPKKPLNIFKNILASSNEDVTIDFNENMAKFTFGKHIWICRLIDGKYPNYTAVIPKENPNVLTINRNLLLGAIKRASIMSNKSTNQVRFKLSGNILHLHAEDTEYANKADMQIPCDYNGEDINIGFSSKFLTEMLTILGSDDITMKMSQPNRPGIIEPLDGLEENENILMLSMPVIGL
- a CDS encoding diacylglycerol kinase family protein; translation: MQKPPLHKSFLNAFRGVFMMIKTERNFQIELLAFFVNLFLIFYFRLNNTDAALVFIASVTVLSAEIFNTAIEKICDIIQPDFDKRIGFIKDIAAGAVVLTAIASVIVGVLVYGKYILRFIKTIKQLFL
- a CDS encoding GyrI-like domain-containing protein; its protein translation is MNNMKVEPFKVIGISVRTTNENGQAAKDIPVLWEKLINEDILNAIPNKIDNTIYSIYTDYEKDHTKPYTTVLGCKVESLDNIPEGMVSYSFDGGDYLKFTTKGDLSKGLVINEWLKIWEMDLGRIFTADFEIYGEKAQNPSDAEVDILIAVK
- a CDS encoding gamma-glutamylcyclotransferase family protein; the encoded protein is MPNLFSYGTLQKEQVQMETFGRLLQGEKDILSGYKLKMLEITDPEVLRKSGEKYHPVLEFSGNDNDQIEGVLFEVKEAEILQADEYEVDDYKRIETVFKSGKKGFIYVGK
- a CDS encoding SGNH/GDSL hydrolase family protein, encoding MKKIIYGLFFGDSITYGEYDGVFGGWVDILKRYALQQFHEGNGDELILFNLGIGGETTEGLLKRIPHELSARNSTDGNLVFLSYGANDLAIKDGIQIVDPEKFKNNMSIAIAHAKEFSKEIYLVSILPFSQKIDGAVVSSGKKRINRDVVVYNQILKDLAAEHSLEYIDFYSAFSEDKEILLSADGVHPNEKGYGMMAEVAIPIIEKYL
- a CDS encoding ribonuclease inhibitor, with amino-acid sequence MLNTSNNNTRKMIVIHGGHFSSLAGFYDEASHVLMKDADWKVGTLDGFDDILYGGFGVIEGKEEIEIIWKESEKSEKDLGFDATCEFYNNKIKQGKPFNIELIQQKLDDLTEGKGQTLFEILVEIIQSHSNIALKLE